The nucleotide sequence ACGCCAAGGTCGAGCGGCCTGGACGGATGTTTCTCTAACTCGTGGAATCGTGCCTCAAGACCGAGATTGCGAAGAATTCGGCGGGCAAAGAGCCGGTTGTAGGCCCGTCGTTTGATGTCTTCGTAGGAGAACATCATCTGGGAGACAGGACGCTGGAGGCGTCCTGCCTCTTCGAGCAAGACCTCTGCCCGTCCCAGACTCAGCGCAAAGAAGGCGGCATTCCAGTGGTTTTCCAACGCGATGGTGCGGCGAAGCTGACACGTGTTCAACCCCGCGAACTGCTTGGCGTCCCGGAACACAAATTCCAGCCTGAACCGGGCACTGTACAGTGCCCGAATCTGCTCCGCTGGCAGCGTCGGATCGGTGCTGCACAGCACCACGTGCCCCTTTACCTTGCCGCGTCGGTCTACGTTCTGGATGACCACGACCCGGAGAAGCCGCGCGTAACGGGGTGCCCACACGACGCGCGTCCACACCCGTTCCCGGTCCTCACCCGGCACACGGGCCCACCCATCAAAGTTGATGAAATCGACTTTCCCGGCCCACTTCTGCCGGCCTCCCCGCCGCTTGGGGTGTGCGCCAGTAAAGGGGTAAAGCAGGTTGGCGTTGCACTGCATTTTGGTCACGAAGGCGTAGCCTTCGCGACTTACAGCGTCCATAAACATCGTCTTGGCGTACTGACCATCCGCGACCACCACGCGGAGATGCCGGGCTAACCAGGTCCGGCGCTGCTCCAGGAAAGAGACCAGCTGATCCAGGTACTGTTCGAGGCGGTCGGCCTTTTGTCCACGTGGCTGAGTTTGTTGTACATGGACAGGAAACGCATGATGGCCCGACCAGCTCAGCAGCGCCAGACACGACAGCTCCAACCCAGTTTCGGAACGGTGCAATGCACCGTTCCAGAAGGCCCCCAACCCCGGAGTGTGCTTGCCCGACTTGGGAACGAAGCTGGCATCCAGGGCCAGGATGAAGCGCCCCTCCAACACGCCCAGTCGGACCAAGAGTTGTAGCAGACCCCAGTGCAACTCCGCCCACGGCAAGGTCTTCTGAAACCAGCGACGGAGCGTTCGTTCGTTCCAGCCGCTGTAGCGGCTGAAATTCCTGGCGTTGATCCGACCGGGAATGGCTTGCCAAAGCGGAATGAGTGCAGCAAAAAAACGATGTTGATGGGCGGGCAGGGCCAAAAGGGTCAGCAGAATCAGTAACATCGAAGCAGGTCTCCTGTGCGTGAAGTCATTTCAACCTCACCGTACCGGAGATCTCTCCTTTACCCCCTCGAAACTGTCCGCACCATTGATAAGACACTCTGGAGAAGAAACCGACGGGCTGCGGCTGGTCGGTTTTTTCAGTGGTGGTACGTGAGCTGCCGGGTCGTGTAGGACAGCACGCCCCGGCCACTGGACGCGGGGCGCTCAAGGCTTTAGAGCAGTTCTCCGAATTACGTGATGCGCGGAACGGCACCCCGCATCACTCCATTCTCTCCTGCGGAGCTGTCCCAGTCCGCTCGCCAAAAAGACGTTGCGTCTTTTTGTCAAATGCTCTAGTCCTCGCGCAGCAGCAGCGCCCCGGTGCGGGCGGGCAGCGTCAGCACCGAGCCTTCGTGCAGGTCATGCACCGCACCCGTCAGCACGTCGCGGTACCGGCCCGGCTGGGCAGGCACGGGAACCGGGGCCGCGTCCAGGGCGCAGTTGAACGCTGCGTAGGCGGCCTCTCCCTCGTGGCGGCGGGCGAACGACACCTGTTCCCCGTGTGCGTGCAACACCTCGAAGGTGCCGCGTTGCAGCGCCCGTGAACTGTGCCGCGCCGCCGTCAGCCTGCGCACGAGTTCGAGGGTGGTGCGGTCCCACTGCCCCGGCTCGTCCCAGGGAAAGGCGCGGCGGCAGTCGGGGTCCACGCCGCCGGGCAACCCGATTTCGTCGCCGTAGTACAGGCAGGGGGCGCCGACGTAGCTGAACTGGAAAGCCAGCGCCAGCCGGTGCGCCGACGTGTCACCGCCCACGGCGGTCAGGAAGCGGGCGGTGTCGTGCGAGTCGAGCAGGTTGAGCTGCACGCGCACGACTTCGGGGTGGTACATCCGGGTGACCTCGTCCATGCGGGCGGCGAACGCGGCGGCGTCGATGGGGTCCACCCGTCCGGTGCCGCTGCGCTCGTTCATGGGATGGTCGAGGGTCCGCGCCCCGAAAAAGCCCAGGCAGGGGCGGGTGAAGTGGTAGTTCATCACGGCGTCGAACTGGTCGCCCGCCAGCCAGCGCCCGGCGTCGCCCCAGAGTTCGCCCACGATGTAGGCCTCGGGGTTGATGGCCTTGACCCGGCGGCGAAACTCCTGCCAGAAGGCGTCGTCGTCGATTTCGTTCGGCACGTCGAGCCGCCAGCCGTCGATGCCGAATTTCATCCAGTGTTCGGCCACGCTCAGCAGAAACTCGCGCACGGCGGGGTGCTCCGTATTGAACTTGGGCAGCGCCCGCATTCCCCACCACGCGGCGTAGTTGGCGGGCCGGTCCTCGTCGTAGGCGCTCAGCGGCCAGCCGGTCACGTGGAACCAGTCGCGGTAGGCACTCGCCTCGCCGTGTTCGAGCAGGTCGTTGAACTGAAAAAAGCCCCGGCTGGCGTGGTTGAACACGCCGTCGAGCACCACCTTGATGCCGCGTGCGTGCGCCTCGTCGAGCAGGTGCCGCAGCGCCTCGTTGCCGCCGAGCATGGGGTCCACCTGAAAATAGTCGTGGGTGTGGTAGCGGTGATTTGAAGCCGACTGGAACACCGGGCAGAAATAGAGGGCATTGACGCCCAGACTGACGAGGTAATCGAGCTTTTCCG is from Deinococcus wulumuqiensis R12 and encodes:
- a CDS encoding transposase: MLLILLTLLALPAHQHRFFAALIPLWQAIPGRINARNFSRYSGWNERTLRRWFQKTLPWAELHWGLLQLLVRLGVLEGRFILALDASFVPKSGKHTPGLGAFWNGALHRSETGLELSCLALLSWSGHHAFPVHVQQTQPRGQKADRLEQYLDQLVSFLEQRRTWLARHLRVVVADGQYAKTMFMDAVSREGYAFVTKMQCNANLLYPFTGAHPKRRGGRQKWAGKVDFINFDGWARVPGEDRERVWTRVVWAPRYARLLRVVVIQNVDRRGKVKGHVVLCSTDPTLPAEQIRALYSARFRLEFVFRDAKQFAGLNTCQLRRTIALENHWNAAFFALSLGRAEVLLEEAGRLQRPVSQMMFSYEDIKRRAYNRLFARRILRNLGLEARFHELEKHPSRPLDLGVKAA
- a CDS encoding glycoside hydrolase family 13 protein, yielding MSEFGSSSAPVTPEWVTGAVFYQIFPDRFARSGRVTGLNLQAWGSPPTLHGYMGGDLWGVAEKLDYLVSLGVNALYFCPVFQSASNHRYHTHDYFQVDPMLGGNEALRHLLDEAHARGIKVVLDGVFNHASRGFFQFNDLLEHGEASAYRDWFHVTGWPLSAYDEDRPANYAAWWGMRALPKFNTEHPAVREFLLSVAEHWMKFGIDGWRLDVPNEIDDDAFWQEFRRRVKAINPEAYIVGELWGDAGRWLAGDQFDAVMNYHFTRPCLGFFGARTLDHPMNERSGTGRVDPIDAAAFAARMDEVTRMYHPEVVRVQLNLLDSHDTARFLTAVGGDTSAHRLALAFQFSYVGAPCLYYGDEIGLPGGVDPDCRRAFPWDEPGQWDRTTLELVRRLTAARHSSRALQRGTFEVLHAHGEQVSFARRHEGEAAYAAFNCALDAAPVPVPAQPGRYRDVLTGAVHDLHEGSVLTLPARTGALLLRED